The DNA segment CCAACGTCGCCATTATCGCCCGGGTCGGGACACATAAAGCCTTTCAGGCGCTCGGGCTGGGGCCGCGCCTCAGCCTGGCCTACCCGACGCCGTTTGGGAGCAGCAATCCGATTCACCTCTTTACGTCCCAGGGCATGGATTTTGCGGTGCTTTCCCGCCATGGCGAGGATGGTTACCAGGTGTCGGCGCCGTTCATCAACGACCGGGCCAACCTCTACGCGCTAAAAGCATTGGGGGTGGAAAAAATCCTGGCCTGGACCGCGCCGGGGGCGATCAATGAATCCATGGCTCCTGGCCACTTGGTGGTGCCAGACGATATTTTGGATGAAGGCAAAGGCGGCCCTAACACCTTTTTCCCTAATCAGGGTCTGGGTTTTATCCGCCATAACCCGGTGTTCTGCCCGGAATTGCGCGGCCAAGTGATTCAGACCCTGCAAAACGGCCCCTTCCCGTTGCATTCCCAGGGAGTTTATGTGGCTACCACCGGCCCGCGGCTGGAAACCGCAGCGGAGATTCGCAAGTTTCAACGCCTGGGTGGCGACCTGGTAGGCATGACCCTGGTGCCTGAGGTTTTTTTGGCCCGGGAACTGGAACTCTGCTATGTGGCCCTGGGTTATG comes from the Deltaproteobacteria bacterium genome and includes:
- a CDS encoding MTAP family purine nucleoside phosphorylase; translated protein: MKTNVAIIARVGTHKAFQALGLGPRLSLAYPTPFGSSNPIHLFTSQGMDFAVLSRHGEDGYQVSAPFINDRANLYALKALGVEKILAWTAPGAINESMAPGHLVVPDDILDEGKGGPNTFFPNQGLGFIRHNPVFCPELRGQVIQTLQNGPFPLHSQGVYVATTGPRLETAAEIRKFQRLGGDLVGMTLVPEVFLARELELCYVALGYVVNFAEGLKNRPYQPGVLFDGLATPEELARVQEVEAAFAEIALRLLPGLASTPRLCPCPRLMERYRRRGDIGEDWQTWFR